The DNA sequence ACCAACCTTAGAGTCTTAGGACTTGTTGGTGGCTTTATAGATTCTTTTGCAGGGGGAGGCTGGGGACCATTGGTAACCGGAACGTTGATCAAAGAAGGTAGAATTCCCCGTTATGTTGTGGGAAGCTCAACCGTGGCTAAATTCCTGCTTACCATCACCAGTGCGGTCACTTTTATTTTTACCATTGGTATTCATCATTGGAATATTGTATTAGGGCTTTTGCTGGGTGGTGTTTTTACAGCTCCTTTTTCAGCGATGCTTACTTCAAAGCTTCCAACTAAAAAGATGTTTGTCGTCGTGGGTGTTGTTGTTATTGTAATGAGTCTTATCACCATTATAAAATCCTTTTCATCATAAGGGTCTGGTGTTCGGCAAATAAATATAAGTATCTATTAATTAGTATTTTATTTTACATTTTAATTAAAAATTAGTAATCTTTTATTATATTTGATTAATAACAAAAAAAACTAATATGAAATCAAACCTTAAAAATCTAAGTTCATTAGACAGAAAACAACTGAAATCAATCAATGGAGGCCGAATTCCATGTCCTGCTAATAATGACTGTGGAGCAGGTAACTGTTGCATAGCCGGAGCATGTCACCCCATCTCCGATGCAGGACCTAAATATGGCTTATGTACTGCTATAATTTGGGATTAAAATAAACAATCAGCACATCATTTTTCCCTCCATTCTAACAACTTTGTATTGTTAAAATGGAGGGAAATTTATTTTATGATTACCCTAATTAGATTTAAAGTACTTTATACAAATATTTTACTCTGTCCAAAGATGACCTGCAGCATATGTCTTTGCTTTTCCTGCAATAATGACCCGCTCATCCTGATCTTCACAATATAACTTTCCAAGTCTTTCGGAGATCTGCATAGCAAACAGGTCTTTTTTTCCAAGTCTTTCAGACCAGAAAGGAATTAAGGAACAATGAGCAGAACCCGTTACCGGATCTTCCAGAATACTCGACTGTGAAGTAAAAAATACCTGGAAACAAAATCACTTTCACTTCCTTTCGCTGTTACAATGACACCTCCCGGATCTAAATTGATCTGATCAAAAGTCTGTCTGTCAATTTTGATGTTTTTTATTTCATCTTCTGTATCATACACCAACACATAATCCCTTGCTTGAAATACCTCTTTTGGCTGAATATTCAATGCTTTAGAAATAATATCCGGCAAAACAGAGGGTATGGGCATCCTTGAAGGAAAATCAAGATAGTACAGTCCATCCTTAAAAATTACCTTCAATTCACCACTTCTTGTTTCAAAAATAATTTCATTGCTTTCATAATTTAAAATTGAAATCAGACAATGCGCTGTTGCCAAAGTAGCATGTCCGCATAGATCCATTTCAATTTCAGGGGTAAACCATCGAAGATGTATTTTTGAGCCATTGTTGATAAAAAATGCGGTCTCAGCAACTGCATTCTCCATGGCAATCTTTAAAAGTATTTCATCGGGAAGCCATTCTTTTAAAGGAACAACACAAGCAGGATTCCCTCTGAAAAGCTCATCTGTGAATGCATCGATCTGATATAATTCTAATTTCATAGTCGAGGATATAAATTGTCTTCAGTAAAAGTAAAAATTTCTTTTCATCTTCAGCTTTATACTGAAGACAATAATCATATTAAAAAGGAGCTTATTTATAGGTTAGGCACTGATCTTTTTGGAAGTACCAATACCAAATCCCACACATCCCTGCGACAGAAACATCATTAAAAACAGCAAATACAGTGTCTGTGGCAGATACAGAAAATAACTCAGCCACGTAAAAGGATCCATTTCATATACTCCGGTCTCCGGTTTAATGGGAATAAGTTCTTTAGGAATGCTAGCAAGATCATGGGTAAATAACGCAACAAGTATGATGATGATTAAAAAAACAGAGCTTATTCGCGTCCATAAGCCGATCATTAAAAACAGTCCGAATATACATTCACAAAAAGCAGTAAAATTGGCCGTAAATCCGGGAAACGGAAAGCCAATATTGCTAATGGTGTTGAACATATATCCTTGAAAAATAGGATGAAATAATTTATTAAAACCGGCAATAAAGAAGAACAGGCCGATTAAGATCCTGCATATGATGTATATATTTTTGCTGTTTTTTTCGAATTTTGATATCGTTGTATTCATAATAATTTTAATTCATTTTAGGTTAAATAACAAGTCCATGAAAGATACCCATTCATGTTATGTAAGATTAGAAATAGTGGAATAACTTTATTCCATTTTGTAAGCTCAGCGTACAATTAAGGCTGAAACTTTGAGAATTAAACTTTTATTTTAGGAGGAATCCAGATGGAATTAAAAAAAGAAGAATAGGGTGGATCATCATATAAAAAGAAACGGTCTTTGATGTTCCTGTCCATTAACTTACCTAATCTAAAATATGAAAAGGAAGCCGTAAAAAATGATGAAAAACTATTGCAATAATTGTTATTGCATTTTATAGGCGTCTTATTGTTTTCTTCAAGATACTTTTTACTGCATTCTTTATGAGAATCCACAGAGGAACTGCGATAAGCATTGAATAATGATTTGGAAAA is a window from the Chryseobacterium sp. T16E-39 genome containing:
- a CDS encoding DoxX family protein, with product MNTTISKFEKNSKNIYIICRILIGLFFFIAGFNKLFHPIFQGYMFNTISNIGFPFPGFTANFTAFCECIFGLFLMIGLWTRISSVFLIIIILVALFTHDLASIPKELIPIKPETGVYEMDPFTWLSYFLYLPQTLYLLFLMMFLSQGCVGFGIGTSKKISA